The genomic segment ATCCGCCGCCGCTGCCCGCATGGAGTAAGATTGAACAGTCGACTCCGGGTGTTATGGACGCTATAGCCGAAGCGGTGAAAAAAGAGGGGGCATAAAAAAGGCCCAAATTCATAGGGCTTTTTCTTTGAACCTGGAACGTTGATGACTTTGCAAAAAGCCATAAATGGACTTTTTGCGACCCTATCAACGTTGAACCTGTTTTTCAGGATGCCCTGTTCAATATTCTTTTAAGTTCCTTCTTTCTGCTTCGCAGTTCCCTGACCCTGACGATGTCTTTAGCTTCCACGGCCTGGGCTATCTGGTCTTTCAAAGTCCTTTTTTCCTTCTTGAGGGCCGGAATGTCGTGTTTGTCAAGAAGCTTCCTCTGGGCCTTGGACTGGGATTTGACAGAGGGTCCGGATTTTTTTTTGGGTTCCGCCGTTGTTTTTACGGGCTTGGCCTCCGCGACTGCGGGCTCCGGCTCAGGCTCGGGTTCGGGCTCAGGTTCGGAAACCACCTCGGGGATCGCTTCGGCGGCAGGTGCCTTCTCCGTGACAGTTTCCCCGCTGGCCGCATTCCCTGGTGCCGCCTCAACAGTCGGTTCTGCAGCGGCGTCAACGGCGGCATCTTCGGCAGGTGCTCCGGCACCAGCGATGGCGGAAATCAGGTCGGCCTTCTTCATGCCCGAAATGCCGGTAATACCCAACTCCTTGGCAATCTCCTTTAACTGAGCTACAGTTTTGCTCTTGATGTCCTTAATGTCCATGATGTGCCCCTTTCACATGGCTGGCGCACCCTACATGGCGCGCAAACGTATCCGGACTGAATCGCAGGAATTGATGACTGCGCAAGAAGTCACCAATGCACCCGGAGAGGGCGCCCAAATCATGACTTGCAGCGCAAGTCGAAGATTTGTGAGGAAAGTGAAAATGACATTTTTCGCTTTCCGTTGAGTAAAAAGCCACGAATGGACTTTTTACAATCATGTCAGGAACCGATGACTAACAGATCACGAAAAAAGAGTCAACCATCGCCCTTTCTATACCGTTCCCTCGCTTCCTACCTGCGTGAGATCTTTGGTGCTCCCATCAGGAAAGTGCCGGTGGATCCGGGTTTCGGGTGCCCCAATCGTGATGGGACCGTCGGTAGGGCAGGGTGCTCCTTCTGTGTTCCGGAGAGCTTCGTTCCCTCCCACGCAAGGGGTGGAGGAATCCCCGTCGAGCAGATCATGCGTGCATTGAAGGGACAACCGCCTGCCCCTTTCATCGTTTACATCCAGGCCGGGACAGGGACTTACGCTCCCCTCCCTGTTTTCAGAAAGATGGTGGACGAAATCTGCGGTCTCCCCGGCGTGGCCGGCCTCTTTGTGGGCACCAGGCCGGACTGCGTCGACGAGGGGATTCTTGATGTCCTGATGCCCTGGAAGGGCCGCAAGCTCCTCTGGCTGGAACTCGGTCTTCAGTCGGCCTCGGACAGGACACTGATCCGCATCGGGAGAGGGCATGGAGTGGAAGCATTTGCCGCCGCAAGAGGCCTGGCAAGGGATCGGGATATCCCTGTCTGTGCCCACGTCATTCTGGGTCTGCCGGGCGAGGGGAAAAAGGAGATGATGGCAACGGCGGCCTTCCTGGCGGAACATGCTGTGGAAGGTGTCAAGATCCACCACCTTCAGGTCATCCGGGGGGCCGGTATGGAGGATGAATACAGACGCGGAGAGATCGCCCCCATTGATTTCCTGAAGTACCCTGCAATCGTCGCCGATTTTCTGGAGGGCATTCCACCCTGGACCGTGATCCATCGACTCCTGGCTGACGCGCCCGGCGACATGCTCATTGCTCCCCGATGGCCGGGAAAGATGAAGATGGTCCAGGCAATAAGGAAAGAGATGGTCGCCAGACAGAGTTTTCAAGGCAAGTCGTGGAATGGCTTGCCGATCAACAGGTAAGAGACCGTCGGCTCCGATTCAAATCCCGTAAATCCGGTTTTCGGACGACCTGCCCGTATCCTGAGTTCTGCATCAACCCACGAATTACATTACCATTTGTGAAGATCGGCATTATAATCACGCAGTTTTGCGGTATAATGATATAAGCGTTCATGAAAGGTGGATACGTTAAAGGGCAGAAAAGGCTTTTTCCCGGGTTTAATGAAAGGAGATGTAAAAATGCTCAAGAAGGGTCTTATCGCAGGATTGGTGACAATGGCAGGGATCTTTTTTTCCCTGAGCCTGAACAACGCGTCGGCAGCTGCACCCCCCTCACGGCACGGGGACATTAACGCCAAGTGGTCCGCCGGCCCCCATGCCCGGACACAGTCGGATGTCGCCGGTGAGTTGTCCGATGAGCGCGCGGGACAGACCCCGGGAGATGTGATCCACGGAAATGATCCGGAGGACTGCATTGCCTGCCACGGCCCCACATCGGTACTGGCCAATGGCGGAATGACCGAGGAGGAGGCGTTGCAATACTTCTTCACTACAAAAGACGGCAGGTTCACCAAAGATACCACAGCCGCCCACACGGATGAGTGGCCCAACGTATCATGCAGTACCTGTCACTATACACTTGCCGGACAGTCGGCAGCCATGCCCGCCCTGGCGTTGTTTAACTCCCAGACTGGAAAGTATGTCCATATAAAAATGCCCGCCAAGCTCTGCGGACAGTGCCATGGCACCCTTCACATCGCGGATACCGATCACCGGACCTATAATGGATGGAGCATGAGCCGGCACAATCATACTCAGAGCGACGTTGCCGGTGAGTTGTCAGATGAGCGCGTGGGACAGACCCCGGGAGATGTGATCCACGGGGATGATCCGGAGGACTGCATTGCCTGCCACGGTCCCACATCGGTACTGGCCAATGGCGGAATGACCGAGGCGAAGGCGTTGCAATATTTCTTCACTACAAAAGACGGCAGGTTCACCAAAGATACCACAGTCGCCCACACGGATGAGTGGCCGGGCGTTTCCTGTGTCGCCTGCCACGATCCGCATAACCCGGCTGTCCGCTCATACTTTAACTCATCCACCGGAAAATATGTGATTATGAAGAACACGGCGGATCTTTGCGGGCAATGTCACGGCAACCTGCGTTTCCCCGACACCGACCACCTTAGTTACAATATCCTGAGCGGTAAGGGGGGCATTGGGGTGCCTGTCCGGCAAACGATGCCCGGTGTCACCTGCACCGATTGCCATATGTATAACAGCGGTGTGGACGGCAGCAACTCGGCCATGTTCCATGGCCATAAATTAAGTATTACCGTCAAGGATGCGAATGGAAAAAGTTCTACATCATGCACCAAATGCCATGAAACCATTGACGGCGCCACCGCCAAAACAACTATTGGTGCATGGAAGTCGAGCTTCCAGGCCCTCGATGCCACCACCGGGAAGAATGTTGCCGCAGCCGGGAAGGCCATAACGGGCCTTAATGACAAAGGGTTAAAGGCCAAACTTGAGGAGGCTCAAAATAATCTGAGATATGCCGAGTCGGATGAAAGCGGTGGTTTTCATAACCACAGATTTCTTATGTCCCTGCTTCAAGATGCCAACGGCAAGGCGCTGGAGGTCCTGTCTTCATCGAAGCAATGATGAAGCGGTGAGCTTCCCCCGGCTGCCGGTATCAGGGATTGGGCCTTTGGGCCATTGACCTCCGGATTGCTGTAGTCCTTGTGGCAAGCTCCTCCATCAGGGGCCGTAAGGTGTCCCTGCTGACGGCGCATACCGAAATGGTCCTATGGCGTCTCTCCATATTGGCCAGGGTCTCGGGGTCAACCAAGTCGGATTTGTTCAAAACCAGGAGGCGGGGAATGGCGCCCAATTCCATGCCCTCCAGGGTTCTTTCCACCGTCTGGATCTGTTCCTCGCATTGGGGGTGGGAAGCATCCACCAGGTGAAGGATCAGGTCGGCATCCCTGATCTCTTCGAAAGTGGCCGAGAAAGCGCGTTCCAGCTCCGGGGGGAGATCATGAATCAGGCCGACGGTATCGGTCAGGATACAGACCTTTCCGTGGGAAAAGGACAGCCTCCTGCTGACAGGATCCAGGGTCGCAAACAGCTTGTCCTCGGTGATCTCGGAGCTTCGGGTAAGTGTGTTGAGAAGGGTGCTTTTTCCCACGTTTGTATAGCCCACGATGGAGACGATGGGGACCTCCTCCCTGCCTCTCCGGCTTCTACTGACCTGGCGGTTCTTCTGGAGCCGCGCAAGGCTGATCTGTAGTTTCGATATCCGTTGTCTTATGCGCCGCCTGTCGATCTCCAGCTTGGTCTCGCCGGGCCCGCGTGTCCCGATGCCACCCGCCAGCCGCGACAGGGCTGTGCCCTTCCCTGTAAGGCGTGGAAGAAGGTATCTCAACTGAGCCAGTTCCACCTGTATTTTGCCCCCACGGGACCGCGCGTGCTGGGCGAAGATGTCCAGAATAAGCATGGTTCTGTCGATCACTTTCAACTCTGTTATGTCGGCAATAGCCCTTAGCTGAGAGGGGGACAGCTCACCGTTGAAAACCAGGGTGTCTGCCCCGTCATCCAGGGCCAGGACAGCTACGTTGTGAAGCTTTCCCCGACCGATAACATAACGGGGATCGGGTTTCGATCTGGGCTGGATCACAGCCTGAGTAACCTCAATGCCGGCGGTTCTCGCCAGTTCTCTGAGCTCATCCATGGATTCTTCGGCCCTGGAGGCCGAAGAGCCGGTCCAGGCAATCAGAACCGCCCTTGACGTCCCATCGGTGATCCTGCCGGTAATATGCTTTCGGAGGTCCTCTTCCGCCAGGGCAATAAGAACGAGGGGGTCCCTGGGAAGGGCGTGGGGCCCGGGATACGTCTCCACCGTCCAGCGGGAGGATTCTGATTCCACCAGATAACCCATGTGGGTTGTGGCGGGGATGCCTGCGGGGGTGACCTCGATGGCGACGATCAGATCCAGTCGCACCAGGGTCAGGTCGGTCAGGTCCTCCCGGGAGAGGCCCACCGGTTCCAGATGGGTGTGGATAAGGCGCAGTCCCCTCAGGTGTCCGGGGCTGAATCGATACCTGGTGAGATCAGGGATGTAGATGCCTTTCCTGTCGCCGACCAGAATGAAGCTGACCGAACCGCGTCGATCGATGAGAAGACCCAGCTGTCTTTTGATTTCTCTAGACAATGCAGAGAGTCGGCGGGCCGTCTCGACGGGGACAACCTCTTCGGTCGCCGGCTTCATGCGGCCCAACCGTTCAATGCGGCGGACCTGATCCGGTTTCAGGCCGGTGGTTCTACCTTGAATGGTGGAAATCGAAAGCTCCTTGCCTGTGTGATGGGGTCGTAAAAAGTCCATGAATGGCTTTTGGCGAAGTCATCATGTTTCAACCTTAAACGCCTTGACTGTGTCACGCAAGCTTTCAATGAGGATGGTGTGCCGGCGTTATTATTATTATGGTGAAGTTTTTCGTAAAAAATATTAAACGTGCCTGTATGGCCCGTGTATATCTCAAAGACGGCTGTTTCCTGAAGAACCTCGAGGAACCGGCGCTTTATGACTCAAAAACAGATGAGATCTATCTCCTGAGCCGGGAGGCCTTCAACCGCATCATGGCGATGTCCGAGGGACGCTTGAGGGACGATGAGGCGGCGGCACTCCTGAAAGAGGAGGACCTTGTTCAGACTGAAGGAAGGCGTACCGCGCCTTGGGTGACAGGGTCTTCCCTCCACCCGTCCTTAAGATACCTGGAACTTCAGGTTACCGGCCGATGCGACAAGGCATGCCGTCACTGCTACCTGGGCCCGGCGTCTCCGGTGGACATGTCCACCGGGGAGATAGGGAATATCCTCGATGAGTTCGAGTCCATACAGGGATTGAAGGTCATGGTATCCGGTGGGGAACCTCTTTGCAGCCCCATGATGGAGGAAATCCTCGAATTGCTGGAAGGGAGGCTGCTGAGGACTGTTCTTCTAACCCACGGGGAAAGGATAAACCCGGCGATGGCCGGTAATCTTGGAGTGTTCGACCAGGTACAGATCTCCCTGGACGGCATGGACAGGGGGCATGACCGGTTGAGGGGCGCCGGGTCATTCAGGCGTGCGGTTTCGGGTATTGAGGCCCTCCTGGGTGAGGGGATTCCCGTTGCCGTGGCCACCATGGTCTACCGCGGCAACCTCACCGAGTTCGAAAAGCTCTCGCAGTTTATCACCGGCATGGGTGTCTGTGAGTGGAACATCGACGTCCCATGCCGCGCCGGAAGATGGGATGGCGGTGAAGAAAAAGACCCATCCCTTCTCGATGCCATGGCCAAAAACCTTCGCTTCGGGTTCGGAGGGGGATACCATGGGGCCGCCGACGGGCTCGCCTGTGGGTCCCACCTTATGACGGTCTTTCCCGATGGAATGGTGGCTAAGTGCGGTTTTTACAAAGAGACTGCCGTGGGTCATGTGCGTGAGGGACTTTCCAACGTTTGGATGAAAATAGACCATCGGCCGCTCTCCAGCCTGCAGTGCGGGTGCGATCAGTTGGAACAGTGCGGCGGCGGCTGCCGCTTTCGGGCGGAGGTGATGACCGGAGAATCTTCAGGGCCGGATATCGTCCAATGCATGGCAAGGGGAGTTAACTGGAGAAAATCATGATTATGTAGTAATATGAACTTGTGAGGCTGTCGAAAAATCCCGCCGGCCTGAAGATCCTGACACACCGACCCGAAAGGAGGTGAACGTAATGAAGCTGGTTAAGGTCTCAAAAAAAAGCAGGGGGCTGTGCAAATGCTGCTCCAGTTGTTGAAGTTTGGGGCCGGTTCGAACCGGCCCGTTTTTCGATGTCCTGATTAACGGGCATTTTTTACTGCTCCAGCAGCTTTAACTTTTCCGCGACGTACGTGTTTATCCTCTCCCTGTCGCCGGTGGCAATGGTGAGGAACTCAACTCCTACGCCTGGGGGGCCGTTTTTAGCGGCCCGTCCAACCCATCTGACCACCGCCCTTGTTTCAATCCGAGCCGCATCCATGGGCAGGCTGAACAGCAGGTCAATTTCTTCCCCGACCCTAAGGGGAAGCGGAAACTGCACCGAGGCTCCCCTGACGGCGAGGGTGTGTATCCAGGTATCGGTGGTTTCCCCTGATCGGGTGACGGCGCACCTGAGGTGAGCCTTCACCCGGGGTTCCCTTCTTTTGGTCAATTGAAGCGCGTCTCCAATGACTTTCAGCAATTCTTCCCTGCGGAGTGGTTTTGGGATGAAATCGTCGCATCCCGCTTCAAAACACCGTTTCCTGACATCAGGCTCCTCCTGAGGTTCGGAAGTAGTCATGATAACCGGGATATTCCTCGTATCAGGGTCGGCCTTGAGGCTGCGGCAGACTTCGGCACCATCTATTTCCGGCATGAAGAGGTCGAGGAGGACGAGGTCAGGTCTGACACGGCGGACTTTTTCCAAGGCCTCCCGGCCGGAACGGGCCGTAGCTATTTCGAAGATTTCCCTCGACAAAAAACTCCGTTCAAGCTCCAGAAAAAGCTCCACATCATCCACGAGCAGCAGCTTGATCATATGGTCTTCCAGCCTTTCATCATCATGTCCCTGCCGGGAGTCCGGTAAATCATTTATTACAAGCCGGGAGATTCTGTCAAGCGGTGCCTGCCACATCCGAACCGTTTTTCGGATGTGGCATCTGAGTGTGGATAGAAGTTGTTCCGGGTATAAATATATACCTTGACTCATTGAATACCCTTTGATAGAGAAGGCTTCTTGAGAAAAAGCATGATGAAAAATCCGATGCGTCATATCAGATATTTCTTTTTTCCGGTGTTGGTCCTCCTGGCAACCACGGTGATGGCCTCCGGGGCAATAGCCCAGGAGGCTTGCTCGAAGTGCCATTCCGAATGGATGTCGACTGCCCAATCCAGGAAGGTTATACATCCTCCCTTCGGCGAGGAGGACTGTTCAGTGTGTCACGAGGAGCATGGCGCGGACGGAAGGCTCGTTCTGGTTGAGAAAGGAGAAGCCCTCTGCCTGCAGTGCCACGATGATCCAGCTGAAAACGGCAAGGTCCATCCTATAATTGAGGCTGAAGGGTGCCTGGCATGTCACGATCCCCACAGTTCCATCAACAAAAATCTGCTCGTGGAGTCACCGGAGAACCTCTGCCTGGGGTGTCATGATGACAAACTGGCCGGCCCGGTTGTCCACGAGGCGGCAACGAACGGTGGCTGTACGGACTGCCATAATCCCCACTCATCAAAAAATGACCACCTTCTGGTGGAAAAACCACCGGCCCTGTGCGCACAGTGCCATGATGAACCGTCCCTTGACGGCGAGGTCCACCCCATTATCGAGGATGAGGGGTGCATGGCCTGCCACAATCCACACAGCGCAGAGAAAAAGGCGCTTCTTGATGAGTCGCCCCCCGACCTGTGTCTGGAGTGTCATGATGGGATCGCGGATGGTTCCTATGTCCACGGGGCTGTTTCCGATGGGGTCTGTACAGACTGTCACGATCCCCATGCTTCGAAAAACCGGCCCCTGCTGGTTGAGGCTGTCCCGGCATTGTGCGAGGAGTGCCACGATGTTCCGGATTCGAGGGACAGTGTTGTTCACACGGCTGTTGCCGATGGAGACTGCACCGACTGTCATCTTCCCCACGCTGGGAACCGGCCCAACCTGTTGAAGGACGAGTACTCCACCAAGCGGTATCCGAAAGGATATTCCGAGAAGATGTACACTCTTTGCTTCGACTGTCACGATGCGTCGCTGGTAACAGGGAAGGCCGAATCCACCGGTTTTAGAGACGGGAATAAAAATCTTCATAATGTTCACGTCAGGGGGGCGTTGGTGCCGAATAATTACGGCATTGTGAAAAGAGGCAAGTCCCGGTCATGTTCCATGTGCCATGACCCCCACGGTTCCACCCAGGATTACAATCTGATCAGCAATTATTCGAGTAACGGTGTTTCCATCTACTCCCTTAACTTCACTCCCCTGCAAGATGGCGGGAAATGCATGGTCGGCTGCCATAAACCTCGTTCCTATCACCGCACCACCACCACTGCAGTCGTTCACTGATTTCCCGGCGGCACTCCCATGTCGGCAGGGTCGTAAAAAGTCCACTTATGACTTTTTACGAAGTCATCCTTGTTCAGGGGGTTATGCCTGTTTCCGCGAGTATCCGGTCCCAGAGGGGGTCAGCGGAAATGGATGCGTCCTTGGCAGATGCGGGTACGATGAGTTCAACGGGTTCCCCCAGTTCCCTGCCGATAACGTTGGTGGCGCGGATAACGCCGGACCTGGAGAGCTTGTCAGCTTTCGTTGCCACGGTTATGCTGGGGATGTACCTGCCGGCGAGTATCCGGTGAACGGAAATGTCGTCCTTCGTAGGAGAATGCCTGATATCAATGAGATGCAGGGCGAGTTTCGGGCCCGGCTCTTTGTCAAGGTAGGCTTCCACCAGGGACCGCCACTGATTGGCGACACCTCTGGGGGCTTTGGAAAAACCGTAGCCCGGAAGATCCACCAGAAGAAGTGCATCGTTAACGAGATAATAATAGATTGCCCTGGTCTTGCCCGGGGTAGAGCTGACCTTTACAAGCTTGCGCCGGCGCATCATTTTGGCCAGAAGGGACGACTTGCCGACGTTGGATCTTCCGAAAACGGCCACCTGAGGGTATGGCGGCGATGGTATCTGACCGGGATTATGTGCCTGGTCCAGCAATGCTGCGGAAATTATTTTCATGAAAGAGGAGGTAGCACGGTACAGTGGAGAACGTCAACAAAGTTGGCAACCCAGGGGTCGCACCGGGAGAAAAATCGTGTTAGTCTTGGCAGGGTCGTAAAAAGTCCATGAATGGCTTTTTACTTAACGGAAAGCGAA from the Deltaproteobacteria bacterium genome contains:
- a CDS encoding TIGR01212 family radical SAM protein (This family includes YhcC from E. coli K-12, an uncharacterized radical SAM protein.), yielding MTNRSRKKSQPSPFLYRSLASYLREIFGAPIRKVPVDPGFGCPNRDGTVGRAGCSFCVPESFVPSHARGGGIPVEQIMRALKGQPPAPFIVYIQAGTGTYAPLPVFRKMVDEICGLPGVAGLFVGTRPDCVDEGILDVLMPWKGRKLLWLELGLQSASDRTLIRIGRGHGVEAFAAARGLARDRDIPVCAHVILGLPGEGKKEMMATAAFLAEHAVEGVKIHHLQVIRGAGMEDEYRRGEIAPIDFLKYPAIVADFLEGIPPWTVIHRLLADAPGDMLIAPRWPGKMKMVQAIRKEMVARQSFQGKSWNGLPINR
- the ysxC gene encoding ribosome biogenesis GTP-binding protein YsxC; the encoded protein is MKIISAALLDQAHNPGQIPSPPYPQVAVFGRSNVGKSSLLAKMMRRRKLVKVSSTPGKTRAIYYYLVNDALLLVDLPGYGFSKAPRGVANQWRSLVEAYLDKEPGPKLALHLIDIRHSPTKDDISVHRILAGRYIPSITVATKADKLSRSGVIRATNVIGRELGEPVELIVPASAKDASISADPLWDRILAETGITP
- a CDS encoding ammonia-forming cytochrome c nitrite reductase subunit c552 — its product is MLKKGLIAGLVTMAGIFFSLSLNNASAAAPPSRHGDINAKWSAGPHARTQSDVAGELSDERAGQTPGDVIHGNDPEDCIACHGPTSVLANGGMTEEEALQYFFTTKDGRFTKDTTAAHTDEWPNVSCSTCHYTLAGQSAAMPALALFNSQTGKYVHIKMPAKLCGQCHGTLHIADTDHRTYNGWSMSRHNHTQSDVAGELSDERVGQTPGDVIHGDDPEDCIACHGPTSVLANGGMTEAKALQYFFTTKDGRFTKDTTVAHTDEWPGVSCVACHDPHNPAVRSYFNSSTGKYVIMKNTADLCGQCHGNLRFPDTDHLSYNILSGKGGIGVPVRQTMPGVTCTDCHMYNSGVDGSNSAMFHGHKLSITVKDANGKSSTSCTKCHETIDGATAKTTIGAWKSSFQALDATTGKNVAAAGKAITGLNDKGLKAKLEEAQNNLRYAESDESGGFHNHRFLMSLLQDANGKALEVLSSSKQ
- a CDS encoding radical SAM protein, producing MARVYLKDGCFLKNLEEPALYDSKTDEIYLLSREAFNRIMAMSEGRLRDDEAAALLKEEDLVQTEGRRTAPWVTGSSLHPSLRYLELQVTGRCDKACRHCYLGPASPVDMSTGEIGNILDEFESIQGLKVMVSGGEPLCSPMMEEILELLEGRLLRTVLLTHGERINPAMAGNLGVFDQVQISLDGMDRGHDRLRGAGSFRRAVSGIEALLGEGIPVAVATMVYRGNLTEFEKLSQFITGMGVCEWNIDVPCRAGRWDGGEEKDPSLLDAMAKNLRFGFGGGYHGAADGLACGSHLMTVFPDGMVAKCGFYKETAVGHVREGLSNVWMKIDHRPLSSLQCGCDQLEQCGGGCRFRAEVMTGESSGPDIVQCMARGVNWRKS
- the hflX gene encoding GTPase HflX, whose product is MKPDQVRRIERLGRMKPATEEVVPVETARRLSALSREIKRQLGLLIDRRGSVSFILVGDRKGIYIPDLTRYRFSPGHLRGLRLIHTHLEPVGLSREDLTDLTLVRLDLIVAIEVTPAGIPATTHMGYLVESESSRWTVETYPGPHALPRDPLVLIALAEEDLRKHITGRITDGTSRAVLIAWTGSSASRAEESMDELRELARTAGIEVTQAVIQPRSKPDPRYVIGRGKLHNVAVLALDDGADTLVFNGELSPSQLRAIADITELKVIDRTMLILDIFAQHARSRGGKIQVELAQLRYLLPRLTGKGTALSRLAGGIGTRGPGETKLEIDRRRIRQRISKLQISLARLQKNRQVSRSRRGREEVPIVSIVGYTNVGKSTLLNTLTRSSEITEDKLFATLDPVSRRLSFSHGKVCILTDTVGLIHDLPPELERAFSATFEEIRDADLILHLVDASHPQCEEQIQTVERTLEGMELGAIPRLLVLNKSDLVDPETLANMERRHRTISVCAVSRDTLRPLMEELATRTTAIRRSMAQRPNP
- a CDS encoding response regulator, with product MIKLLLVDDVELFLELERSFLSREIFEIATARSGREALEKVRRVRPDLVLLDLFMPEIDGAEVCRSLKADPDTRNIPVIMTTSEPQEEPDVRKRCFEAGCDDFIPKPLRREELLKVIGDALQLTKRREPRVKAHLRCAVTRSGETTDTWIHTLAVRGASVQFPLPLRVGEEIDLLFSLPMDAARIETRAVVRWVGRAAKNGPPGVGVEFLTIATGDRERINTYVAEKLKLLEQ